The Rhodopirellula islandica DNA window AACGTGAAACGACTTGGCTGTTCCGTCGCAGCGACTTCTATGACCGCGAAATTGAAGTCGACATCGGGTTCCCAGCCATGCTGTCATCCGGAGTCGATGCTCATGACTACTGGCAAAAAGCCAAGGAAGCCTACGACGAACTCGGCGAACCCAAGAGCACCCTGCAGCGCCGTGCCCTGGCCGATTGGATCACCGACACTGACCATGGCGGCGGAGCGTTGCTGGCCCGTGTCATTGTCAATCGGGTTTGGCACCATCACTTCGGCAAGGGGCTCGTGCCAACAACGGGTGACTTCGGCGTCAATGGAGACGCACCGTCACACCCTGAATTGCTTGAGTACTTGACCAACGCATTCGTCGAAAGTGGCTGGAGTCTCAAGACTCTGCACCGCGAAATTCTCGGCAGTGCCGTTTGGCAGCAAGCCAGCACCCGGGAAGCGACTGACAAACGAGGTTTGGAAATCGACCTCGGCAATGAACTGTTGTGGAAGATGAATCCGCAGCGTCTCGAAGCGGAAATGATGCGAGACGCGATGCTTGCCGTCAGCGACACACTCAGCCTGCAAGCCGGCGGACCAGGGTACAAACCCTACATCGCTCCGGAAGCCAACCTGGCCAGAAACATCCAAGGCGAACGCTATCCCAAAGACGCGCCCGACGACGCCACAACCCGGCGGCGTAGTGTCTACATGTTCCACAAACGCTTGATTCCTTATCCGATGTTTCAAGCGTTCGATCGGCCCGACCTGATGACCAGTTGCGCGCGAAGACAGAACACGACCGTGGCACCTCAAGCCATGGTGATTCTCAATGATCGCTTTGTTCGCACCGTGGCAAGGGACTTTGCAAACCGATTGATCGAAGAGCACCCCTGGGATTCGGTGTCCGATGATTCAGAACTGGAACCGGTCATTGCCGAAGCGTTTGAGATGTCCTTTGCGAGGTTGCCAACGGACGTCGAAGTCGAAGCTTCCATGCAATTCATCGAAGCACAAACGATCGCGAGAACGGAACGAGAGGAGCAAGATCCACGGATCGAAGCACTGGCCGACTTTTGCCAGTCGTTGTTCGGACTCAATGAATTCATCTACATCGATTGAATTTCAGGCCCCGTACGATGGGCTTCCAAGCCCGTCGAAACAACTCAACAACCGCCGGCAACCAACCGCATCATTCAATAACTTACATTGAGTCAGAGGCGAACCAAAATGACCAATCATTCACAACTGTTTCCCTGCGGTCGCGTCGCCAACATGCTCAGCCGCCGCGAATGGCTGTGCCGGGCGGGTGCCGGCGCAGGGATGATCGGTCTGGCCAATCTGATGGCCGAGCAAAATTTGTTGGCCGCACCACCGACGAATGACCTATCCGATCCCATCACTTCGCTGGCACCGCGACCGGGCCACTTCCCCGCGAAAGTGAAGTCGGTCATCTGGTTGTTCATGGAGGGTGCGCCCAGCTCAGTCGACATGTTCGATCCCAAGCCCGAACTCGACAAACGAGACGGCGACACCACCGACATCCAAGCGTTCTTTGGCAACCCGGGACCGCTGATGAAGTCACCGTTTTCGTTCCAACAACATGGCGAAAGCGGGCAGTGGGTTTGCGACAAATACACCCACGTGGCGAAACACGTCGACAAGATGGCGTTCATCAAATCGTGCTACAGCGAATCGAACGATCACGTCCCGGCGATCTACCAAATCAACAGCGGGCTGCCACGTCCGGGATTCCCCACCGCAGGAGCTTGGGTGACCTATGGACTGGGCAGCGAAAACCAAAACCTTCCCGGCTACGTCGTGATGGGCAACACGCAAGGTGCCAAAGGCGGACCTCACAATTGGGGTGCAGGCTTTCTCCCATCAACCTTTCAAGGCACGCTCTTCCGATCCCAAGGTGCACCGGTTCTCAACCTCAACCGACAACCTCAAATCACCAAACAAGACCAAGTCGCACAGCTCGACTTGATGGCCAAGCTGAACGACGAACACATGCGACGTCACACCCGCGACGCCGAGTTCGCCAACCGCATGAATTCGTTTGAATTGGCGTTTCGAATGCAGAAAGAAGCGACCGAGGTTGTCGATCTTTCGCGAGAAACAAAGGCCACGCAACAGCTCTACGGGATCGACAACCCCAGGTCCAAATCGTTTGGGTCCAAGTGCTTGATGGCACGCCGACTCGTCGAGAGCGGCGTTCGGTTCGTGCAGGTCTACAGCGACGGCGAATGGGACGCTCACAGTGACCTCGAGGAGAACCACACCCATCACTGCGCCGCCACCGATGTCCCCGTCGCTGGATTGCTTTCCGATTTGGAACAACGCGGGTTGCTCGATTCGACCCTCGTGATCTGGGGCGGCGAGTTTGGCCGCATGCCGATCTCGCAAAACGGCAAGGGACGCGACCACAATCCCAAAGGCTTCATGCAATGGATGGCGGGGGCCGGTATCAAAGGTGGCGTCAGCTACGGCGAGACCGATGAGATTGGATACGAGGCCGTTGAGAATCCCGTCAGCGTGAACGATCTGCACGCCACGATCCTGCACCTGCTCGGCCTGGATCACGAACGCCTCACCTACTTCCACAACGGACGCAGCTACCGACTGACGGATGTCGCTGGCAAAGTCATCCAGGAGATTCTCGCCTAAACTTGATCACGTCCGTGGGCAACTCAACATGGCAGCAAGTGGGCATAGCGGATTGAAAGTACAATCAACCTTCCCCACCCAACTCCCCGCCAAGAACAAGCTGATATGTGCCGAATCCTTCTGTGTTCCATTGGATTGATTGCCGCCTGGCTGCCTTCCGCCACCCCAGCAGCCGAACCGATCACCAAGTCGTTTGTGGACGGGATGAGTGACCAATGGCGATGGGTGCGAGAGAACAAGGCCGGCTGGAAATTCACCCAAGATGGCCTGCAAGTCTTGATCGAACCAGGCAACATGTGGGGCAAAGACAACGACGCGAAGAACGTCTTGCTCCACCCCATCCCTGATACTTGGAAAGAAGCCGTTGACGTTCGCGTGCAGATCACGCAAGCACCCAAGAAACGCTGGGAACAAGCCAACTTGGTTTGGTACTACAGCGATTCAACGATGGTGAAGCTCGGCCTGGAACTTGAAAACGGCACGACCAACATCGTGATGGGCCACGAAACGAATGATCGGGCACGCACCATCGCCATCATTCCTTACCCTGCCGAGACGGTGCAATTGCGATTCGTCGTCAAAGGCTCACAACTTCTCGGGCAATACCGACAACCAGGCACCGACTGGAAACCGGTTGGAAAGACCACCTTGCCCTCCCAAACCTCCACTCCCGCTCCGCACGTCAGCCTGCAGTTCTACATGGGAGAAGCCGACTCCAATCGTTGGGCAACGGTTTCAAACTTTCAAATGTCCCCACTCAGTGAACAAGGCACTTCTCCGGCTCACAACTGACAGTTGCCGTTCACACCAACAGGGCTGACCTTCATCCGGTGCGAATCAGGACAAGTGGCGATCAGACCGCTGCCAACACCGAGATCGAGTTCGTGTCTGCTACCGAAAGCTCGCGTCCAAGCAACTCACCGCGAAAGCTCAATCCTGATTTTCGCGAATGAGATCGATGATTCGTTTGGGGTGGGGAAGGCCTTTGGCGACAACCTCCAAATCGTCTTGCCCCGAACTGGAGATGCCAATGCCACCCACATTCAGCAAACGTTGAACAAACGATTGATCGAGTTGAATGTTGCGAACGTCGTCGTGCTGCACCTCCGACGTCTCCCGCGAGACGATGCCTTCCCGGTAGACCGTTCGATCATCGGTGACGGTCAAAGTGGTGAACCGGCTCAACAGCGTCCAGTAGCCAATCACCCCCGCAGTCACGATCAAGGCAGCCGCACTCAACCAAACCACGATCGAGGCTGGTCCGATCACCGCCATCTCATCCAATGCGTAACCCGCCAAGGACATCCCAGCCACTGACATCAGAATCAGCACTGCGGCGACGATACCGACGACTGAAAAAACAAGCGTCGCGATTGGGCGGGCTCGAAAGACGACTGGATGAACTTCCACCAGCGTGCGTTCTTCTGGCTCCGATGCCATCCTGTTTTCGCGAGCCGTTTTCTCGTCGACTTCATGAACGGCGGTGACAACGGCCGTCGGCATCTCCATCTCGAACGGTTTTTCACAACTGGGACAAAGCACAGGGCCATCTAAATGCTCGATCGTGCTATCGACTTCGTGGTGGCAGTACGGGCACTGCGTGGTGAGAACTTGCATGGGTAAAATTTCCGGTACGAGTGGACGGTTCGACGGTATCGAAGCAGGTCGACAGGAGTCTGTCGGCGTTTGAAATGTCTTGGCAAGCGTGGTTGCTTCCACGTCCAACCGGGGCGATTGCCCAAACGGCTCACATGGTGATGCCCGATCATTCCTGCCGACCTGCTTCGCAATGCACAACCAATGCACATCACATACCGAACAGGCTTCCTCTCGCGATCCTCGAAATCGTTTCTCCGCGCCGGCCGTCGGAATCCATTTCCTCCGCGTCCACTATGTTCGCTGCATTCTCACGCTCACGGGGAGACACTTCTCTTAATGGCCCCATTGTTTTTCACATTGGATTTTGGCATGCACACCTTGGTCCAGGTGTACAACGTCAGCGGTGGAAGATTCATGGGAACGGCTTCGGTCTCCGCCGGTCCAAACAGAGGCCGAGCAAATTCGTTGACATGGTCTCGAATCTGATAAGCAATGAACACTCCGCCCGGCCGCAAGACTTGATGGATCGACTGAGCGATCGTCTTCGCAATTGTCGGCGGCATGCTACTGAATGGAATCCCCGAGACGACCACATCGGCCAATCCGAACTCATGCTTCATCACCAGATCGGTGAGAGCACAAGCGTCGCCCATCACCACCTCGAGTCGCGGATCGTGAATCGCCTGCAGAGGCTTTGAAAAAACAGTCGATTTTTCGACCACCATCAGCCTCGCATCAGGCCGCATGAACTCCAGCAGGGTTTGCGTTGTCCCGCCTGCTCCTGGCCCTAGTTCGATGACGTTGCGAGCGTTTTTCACGCAATCGCGGTTGGCAAGTTTTCGAGTCAGAGACGGGGAACTCGGACAAAGAGTCGCGACGTCCAACGGGGCCTGACTCCACGCCTTCAACACGTAGTAGGCACGCTTCATGAACGTCGGTCCGGTACTCGCTACATCTGCCCCTGCAGTGATCGCATGCATCTCGCATCCACCTCAATGTACATCGAATGTTCTCTCCCCGAGAAACGCGAACGCTCCGCTTGTCATTCAGGGTGATAGGCGGCCGACCCTCGACCACATTGGGACAGGTAAGCAATCCGCGTGCCATCGCCGCACCAAGCTTCCACCACCGCCGCATTCTTCAAACGCGGGTAGTGAGCTCCATTGGCGAATCACTCGGGACACTGCTTCGACGAACCAGCGAGAACGAACTGCCACTGTAACCGTGGCCAATCCCCCATAGCACTGTTCAAAGCCCGGCGGTCGCTTGGACCTGATGCTGGCAACGGATCGGGAATCCATCCCCTCACAGCCTGTTGATTGAGTCAGCCGAACGCGATCGCGTTCGGTTCGTCTCCGGGAACCGTGGGCTGGCGCTGGACTGCGAAATCTTTGCGATTGGCACTCCAACAGCGGATGCCATTTTTCTTCCGGCTTCTGCCTTTCTTCATCCTTACCGGGATGAAAACTTGCGTGAACCATTACGCTCCACAACATCAATCATTTCGCGGTCCAGGCGAACGCCCAAACGGCTCACATGGTTGTGCCCGATCATTCCTGCCGACCTGCATCACGATGCAGACCGTTTTCACTCCTCCGAATGGGAACCCGACGTCGGCAAAATCTCGAGCTGAAGATTGCGGAAACGAACTTCGGTTTTGCCTCCACTGTGAAGCTGAAACGCGATGATGCCTCGATGGGCTCCCATCGGGTCTTCCATGTTCACGCATTCCTTGCCGTTGATCAGCGTGCGAATGTGGTGGCCGTTGGCGATGACTTCGTAGGTGTTCCAATCGCCGAGCTTCACGTGTTCTTCTCCGGACTCGCTCCACAGCAGGGCTCTGCCGTGTTCCTCGTAAAGCTTGCCCCACCAACCCGCTCCGATATCTGCTTGGTACCCACTGACTTCACCGTCATGAGCCTTGCTCCGGAATTGAATGCCACTGTTGCCCGCGTTGTCGAGCAACTTGACTTCCAGCGTCAGGTGAAAGTCTTCCGCGGACAGATCGCTGACAATCCATTCGTTGCGTTTCAACCCCTCCGTTCGGCCAACCAGTTCACCGTCTTCCACTGACCACAATCCATCGGTGCCACTCCAGCCGGTCAGGTCGCGACCGTTGAAAATCGCCCCGGCGTTGTCGGGATTGGCGAGCATCGCCGTCTGTTGTTTTCCCTGCAAGTAAGCGATCAGAGAGCGCACTTCCAACGGACTGAATTGTTTCAATTGGTCATCGGGCATCATCGACTTCTCACTCTCCCGACGAACCTCGATTTCCTCCTTCGGGATGACGATCAAAGCATCCGAGGTTTGCAATGTGATGCTGTTGCGATCCTCTGCTTTGACCAATCCATTCACCACTCTGCCGTCATCGGTGAGGATGATCGTCGGCATGTACTCTTTGGCCATCACCGCGCTGGGGTCGACAATGTTGCTGAGCAAGTAATCGATGTTGGCTCGGTTCGATCCCGTCAAATCAGGCCCAACTTTTTGCCCGACGCCGTAAAGCACGTGACACTTCATGCAGGTCTTGGCAAAAATCGCTCGGCCAAGTTCAGAATCCGCGGGTGGATGAGCCTCGGACGCGACCAGGGTTTTCATCTCCGCGATCAGTTTCAATTTGTCGCTGGCGGACTCTCGGACCGTCCCCCAAACACTCTCCAGCAGCGAATCAATTTCGTCGCTCTTCAAGAACTGCAACTGGCGAACCAAATCGGCTGTCAGTTCGGAATTGGCAACCTGCTTGACATCGATCGCCTTCAGCAACGCCACTCCCGATGAGGCCCGTCCACAGAGCGTCCCCAGTGCCAGGCGTCGCTCGTTGAGTGAGAAATCGGCGTACGCGTCCAGCAAAGCCGGAGCGACTGCAGGGTCGCCATACTGGGCAAGCCCACGGATGGATGCCTCACGCAGCGGGCCTTCACTCTCCAGCAACGAAGACAGGGTCGGCACCAATCCAGGGTCGCCAGCGTCGAGCAAGGAACGCAGGGCAACAAGTCGAGTCTTGGCGTCGCCTGCGTTGTCCTCGACCTGCGAACGCATCGCGGCAAAGGCAGCGGAATCACCAAAGGTCACACCGAGCGCAATGACTTGCAGACGCACAGCGGCATCATCACTCGAAAGCAGGCCCGCCGAGACCGTCGTCCATTGCGGGGGTGCAGTCACCTGCCGACGGCCCACCAACGCGGCGCGAATGGCGTTCAAAAACGTGAGTTGCAACTCAGGCGACTTGGCCTCGCCAAGTCCCTCGACCAAAGCGGCCAGAGACGAATCTGCTCCGCCGCTTCCAATGCGACGCAACATGAACTCTCGAAGCAGCGGGATGTTGTTGCCTGCCGACATTGCCAACGCGAGTGCGCGTCCGGTGTCCTCCTCGGTCAACGGCTCTGCGGCGTACCAGTACATCAACGCGAGATTGTGGTCGTCCCGATCTTCTGCATGCCCGGTGAGGGCGGTGAGCAGATCCCATCGCTGTTCCAAAGGAAGTTTCTGAGCGGCGGAGGCGAGATACAGCCGAACGACCTGGGATTCGTCGGTGTGAGCAAGATCGACCAAACGAGCGAGCAGCTTCGGATCCGCTTTCGCGTTCTCGAGTGCGAGTTGGACAGCCCATCCGCGAACATACGGACTCGCGTCGGAAAGCATCGAGTGCAGGTTGCTGTTCGTGAGGCCACTGATCACATGCAACGCCCAAGCGGCCCGCAATCGACGTGTGTCGTGCTCGTTTCCGGCAAGCACTTCATTCAAAAAGGCCACCGCTGAATCGTCCATCGAACGCATGGTCGCCCGTTCCTGCAAATTGCGCCGCGAATGCCGGACATACCAATCGTTTTCGTGAAGCGTCAGTTGGGCGAGCTCAAGGTCGCTCATCGAGTCAAGCGACTTTGGCGGAGCCGACGTTTCTGACTTGCCATAGTGGATCTTGTAGATCCGCCCATTGGTTCGGTCGTGAATGTCCGCTTCGCGTCGGTGGCAGGCTTGCATGTCGTACCAATCGATCATCCATGCATTGCCATCGGGGCCATACCGAAAGTTCAGTATCTGAGACGCTTGGTCGCCCGT harbors:
- a CDS encoding DUF1501 domain-containing protein — protein: MTNHSQLFPCGRVANMLSRREWLCRAGAGAGMIGLANLMAEQNLLAAPPTNDLSDPITSLAPRPGHFPAKVKSVIWLFMEGAPSSVDMFDPKPELDKRDGDTTDIQAFFGNPGPLMKSPFSFQQHGESGQWVCDKYTHVAKHVDKMAFIKSCYSESNDHVPAIYQINSGLPRPGFPTAGAWVTYGLGSENQNLPGYVVMGNTQGAKGGPHNWGAGFLPSTFQGTLFRSQGAPVLNLNRQPQITKQDQVAQLDLMAKLNDEHMRRHTRDAEFANRMNSFELAFRMQKEATEVVDLSRETKATQQLYGIDNPRSKSFGSKCLMARRLVESGVRFVQVYSDGEWDAHSDLEENHTHHCAATDVPVAGLLSDLEQRGLLDSTLVIWGGEFGRMPISQNGKGRDHNPKGFMQWMAGAGIKGGVSYGETDEIGYEAVENPVSVNDLHATILHLLGLDHERLTYFHNGRSYRLTDVAGKVIQEILA
- a CDS encoding beta-xylosidase family glycoside hydrolase, with the translated sequence MCRILLCSIGLIAAWLPSATPAAEPITKSFVDGMSDQWRWVRENKAGWKFTQDGLQVLIEPGNMWGKDNDAKNVLLHPIPDTWKEAVDVRVQITQAPKKRWEQANLVWYYSDSTMVKLGLELENGTTNIVMGHETNDRARTIAIIPYPAETVQLRFVVKGSQLLGQYRQPGTDWKPVGKTTLPSQTSTPAPHVSLQFYMGEADSNRWATVSNFQMSPLSEQGTSPAHN
- a CDS encoding PH domain-containing protein: MQVLTTQCPYCHHEVDSTIEHLDGPVLCPSCEKPFEMEMPTAVVTAVHEVDEKTARENRMASEPEERTLVEVHPVVFRARPIATLVFSVVGIVAAVLILMSVAGMSLAGYALDEMAVIGPASIVVWLSAAALIVTAGVIGYWTLLSRFTTLTVTDDRTVYREGIVSRETSEVQHDDVRNIQLDQSFVQRLLNVGGIGISSSGQDDLEVVAKGLPHPKRIIDLIRENQD
- a CDS encoding class I SAM-dependent methyltransferase; the protein is MHAITAGADVASTGPTFMKRAYYVLKAWSQAPLDVATLCPSSPSLTRKLANRDCVKNARNVIELGPGAGGTTQTLLEFMRPDARLMVVEKSTVFSKPLQAIHDPRLEVVMGDACALTDLVMKHEFGLADVVVSGIPFSSMPPTIAKTIAQSIHQVLRPGGVFIAYQIRDHVNEFARPLFGPAETEAVPMNLPPLTLYTWTKVCMPKSNVKNNGAIKRSVSP